From Nicotiana tabacum cultivar K326 chromosome 20, ASM71507v2, whole genome shotgun sequence, one genomic window encodes:
- the LOC107817504 gene encoding large ribosomal subunit protein uL22z has product MVKYSKEPDNPTKSCKARGSSLRVHFKNTRETAHALRKMPLDKAKRYLEDVLAHKQAIPFTRFCRGVGRTAQAKNRHSSGQGRWPVKSTKFILDLLKNAESNADVKGLDVDLLFISHIQVNQAQKQRRRTYRAHGRINPYMSHPCHIELTLSEKEEYVKKEPETQLAPRKTKGSS; this is encoded by the exons ATG GTGAAGTATTCGAAAGAACCCGATAATCCTACCAAAT CTTGCAAAGCCAGGGGCTCGTCTCTCAGAGTTCATTTCAAG AATACAAGAGAGACAGCACATGCTCTTAGGAAGATGCCTTTAGACAAGGCCAAGAGGTATTTGGAGGATGTTCTTGCCCACAAACAAGCCATTCCCTTCACACGCTTCTGTCGTGGTGTTGGCCGCACTGCGCAGGCAAAGAATCGTCATTCAAGTGGACAAGGACGTTGGCCCGTCAAATCCACAAAGTTCATTCTCGATTTACTCAAGAATGCTGAGAGTAACGCTGAC GTTAAAGGCCTGGATGTGGATTTGCTTTTCATATCTCACATCCAAGTGAACCAAGCGCAGAAGCAGAGGCGTCGTACGTACCGTGCTCATGGAAGAATCAATC CCTACATGTCTCATCCATGCCATATTGAGTTGACATTGTCTGAAAAGGAAGAATATGTCAAGAAGGAG CCTGAGACTCAGTTGGCTCCTAGAAAGACGAAGGGATCCTCTTAA